A genome region from Brassica oleracea var. oleracea cultivar TO1000 chromosome C2, BOL, whole genome shotgun sequence includes the following:
- the LOC106323553 gene encoding uncharacterized protein LOC106323553, producing MNTNIAESLNSMLKLPRELPLISLLETIRLTLTTWFFERREAVVKHKHLVTPKVVQKLVSRFGAAMVLNVYQVDQNEFEVKDETMKYVVDLEKWHCTCNVFEIDKIPCIHAIAAAKYIKRDENYYVDTSHLTETWAKAYAESIHPGGELSTSTYPANIDELSCPPPATKNRSGRPPTKRKRSVGEFGVPGSKSQSHKCSKCGIGGHNKNTCKRPIR from the coding sequence ATGAATACCAACATTGCAGAGTCTCTCAATTCTATGTTGAAGCTGCCTCGTGAGTTGCCACTGATCTCTCTCCTTGAGACAATCAGATTGACACTCACCACTTGGTTTTTTGAGCGACGCGAAGCGGTTGTGAAACATAAGCACCTGGTTACTCCAAAAGTTGTGCAGAAGTTGGTATCCAGGTTTGGGGCTGCAATGGTGCTGAATGTGTATCAAGTTGATCAAAACGAGTTTGAGGTGAAGGATGAAACGATGAAGTATGTTGTTGATTTAGAGAAATGGCATTGCACTTGTAATGTTTTCGAAATTGACAAGATTCCCTGCATTCATGCAATTGCTGCTGCTAAGTATATTAAGAGAGATGAAAACTATTACGTCGATACTTCTCACTTGACAGAAACGTGGGCTAAAGCCTATGCCGAAAGCATACACCCTGGTGGAGAGTTGTCAACGTCCACCTATCCAGCGAATATTGACGAACTGTCTTGCCCACCTCCAGCTACCAAAAATAGAAGTGGACGTCCTCCTACAAAGAGAAAGAGATCCGTTGGCGAGTTTGGTGTTCCTGGGTCTAAATCTCAGTCCCACAAGTGCAGTAAATGTGGCATAGGAGGACACAACAAGAACACATGCAAGAGGCCTATAAGATGA